A part of Campylobacter concisus genomic DNA contains:
- a CDS encoding portal protein: MNEDLNLIERAFSDLEQHKKRFLECERAFRAEYEGEDNRTSKRKNSERSRSKLYIPLIKTTIFIIHAIFKTSFMSDRCPIEITRVGRRSDNDLILQNALAAVLKNRWKKKEHRVGLSKAVMSALYLPLGIVNLFYDKEQGDIATRFIPITDLAFDKHASDINDIEYVCYKWRQSVRQVEEKIKTKFYKSKDKDRILGSKTEWSQRVQMKDIYKKIYVNGRQMWELKSFANNFLVRETKFSTLPFHFGYCIDSMPSVEESMREKENAVYGSCVPEIVKEIQEEYNIKRNQKIDITENQIDPSFIVDKTKGVVTVSDVMARKKVIRVETDMGTRVSDVIMPFPVPPTYQLSEEINMLGKEYEIATGVNSVMTGQTSPSDRRAMGALQTVNAASSMRIESMMQTLLETMLSSYAQHFVELLYRFVSDDEFVKITEDESVIDAIGTLAQRKANRLDFDISVNFGTTIANEVKISQLNGLLGVLAQNQISSPQITGEIVKEVLTLILGENAPIEQVDQAMAQMMAAQEAAQAEAVTQDEEAQIKNEPSEEDMEMTALVNGGI, from the coding sequence ATGAATGAGGATTTAAATTTAATTGAGCGAGCATTTAGTGATCTTGAGCAACATAAAAAGAGATTCCTAGAATGTGAGCGGGCATTTCGTGCAGAGTATGAGGGTGAAGATAACCGCACTTCAAAACGAAAAAACTCTGAGAGAAGCCGCTCGAAGCTATACATCCCCCTAATAAAAACCACCATTTTTATCATTCATGCGATTTTTAAAACAAGCTTTATGAGTGATCGCTGCCCAATAGAGATCACTCGTGTTGGGCGTAGAAGTGATAATGATCTAATCTTACAAAACGCACTTGCTGCTGTGCTAAAAAATAGATGGAAGAAAAAAGAGCATCGTGTTGGCCTAAGCAAAGCTGTCATGAGCGCACTATATCTACCTCTTGGCATAGTAAATTTATTTTATGACAAAGAGCAAGGCGATATCGCTACACGTTTTATACCAATTACTGATCTAGCATTTGACAAGCATGCAAGTGATATCAACGACATAGAATACGTCTGCTACAAATGGCGTCAATCAGTACGCCAAGTTGAAGAAAAGATCAAAACTAAATTTTATAAGAGTAAAGACAAGGATCGCATTTTAGGCTCTAAAACAGAGTGGAGTCAAAGAGTACAAATGAAAGATATCTATAAAAAGATATATGTAAACGGTCGCCAGATGTGGGAGCTAAAGAGCTTTGCTAATAATTTTCTGGTAAGGGAGACGAAATTTTCGACTCTGCCGTTTCACTTCGGCTACTGTATAGACTCAATGCCTAGCGTCGAGGAGAGCATGCGCGAAAAGGAAAACGCCGTATACGGTTCGTGCGTGCCGGAAATCGTCAAAGAAATCCAAGAAGAATACAACATCAAGCGCAATCAAAAAATCGACATCACCGAAAACCAAATAGATCCATCTTTTATCGTAGATAAAACAAAAGGTGTCGTGACAGTAAGCGACGTGATGGCCAGAAAAAAAGTTATTAGAGTAGAAACTGATATGGGCACTAGAGTAAGCGACGTGATAATGCCTTTTCCGGTGCCGCCTACATATCAGTTAAGCGAAGAGATAAATATGCTCGGCAAAGAGTACGAGATAGCTACGGGCGTAAATAGCGTAATGACCGGGCAAACTAGCCCGAGCGATCGTCGCGCTATGGGCGCGCTGCAAACTGTAAACGCCGCAAGCTCGATGAGAATAGAAAGCATGATGCAGACCTTGCTAGAAACTATGCTCTCAAGCTATGCGCAGCACTTCGTAGAGCTGCTGTACCGCTTCGTAAGCGACGATGAATTCGTAAAAATCACCGAAGACGAGAGCGTGATAGACGCGATCGGCACGCTTGCGCAAAGAAAGGCGAACCGCTTAGACTTTGACATTTCCGTAAATTTCGGCACGACGATAGCAAATGAAGTAAAAATAAGTCAGTTAAATGGCTTGCTAGGGGTACTTGCACAAAATCAAATAAGTTCACCACAAATAACAGGCGAAATCGTAAAAGAAGTACTAACTTTAATTCTTGGTGAAAATGCGCCAATAGAACAAGTTGATCAGGCTATGGCACAGATGATGGCGGCACAAGAAGCGGCACAAGCAGAGGCTGTGACTCAAGATGAAGAAGCACAAATAAAAAATGAACCTAGTGAAGAAGATATGGAGATGACAGCTTTAGTAAACGGCGGAATTTGA
- a CDS encoding cytochrome C translates to MSEPHLCPRCEQRTIYFDGICYDCRQKEKLEFYQGLSKTEIKQKLKNVLAHIDEIDKYGEIYSDLVYIFYLHGICDEQIIREVTRQGEYYPFEIYKNAPSDVRDELINSLNGAENIVKINHILCALAWQGDEVVRELFFKLYKAPKPWKAKLHVDTDGYAQVAGWSFDESGKRRSLVFDRCFTCQPSQNADASIKFKALNDEKCKFCSGEMLEFIIKKESLKRLGLELKNDAVLKFCPTCIGLVQYFCQNDGNNMQTEIVGEGESDDYLRDAVTTLDGQNFELASEVCAHYSYMIDSEILLGGYPQWEQDAEHLKCPKCSKSMKYIAQIPLGSLVDGEGTIYVQICDECEIVGANFQCT, encoded by the coding sequence TGATGGAATCTGCTACGATTGCAGACAAAAAGAGAAGCTGGAGTTTTATCAAGGTTTAAGCAAGACTGAGATCAAACAAAAGCTAAAAAATGTTCTAGCGCACATAGATGAGATAGACAAATACGGTGAAATTTACAGCGATCTTGTCTATATTTTCTACCTGCATGGCATTTGCGACGAGCAGATCATAAGAGAAGTGACCAGGCAGGGCGAGTACTACCCATTTGAAATTTACAAAAATGCCCCAAGTGACGTGAGAGATGAGCTCATAAATAGTCTAAATGGCGCTGAAAATATCGTAAAAATCAATCACATCCTTTGCGCGCTTGCGTGGCAGGGCGATGAGGTGGTAAGAGAGCTATTTTTTAAGCTCTATAAAGCGCCAAAGCCTTGGAAGGCAAAGCTTCACGTTGATACCGATGGATACGCTCAGGTTGCAGGCTGGAGCTTTGATGAGAGCGGCAAGAGAAGAAGCCTAGTTTTTGATAGGTGTTTTACCTGCCAGCCAAGCCAAAACGCAGATGCAAGCATTAAATTTAAAGCACTAAACGATGAAAAATGTAAATTTTGTAGCGGCGAGATGCTGGAATTTATCATCAAAAAAGAGAGTCTAAAGCGACTTGGGCTAGAGCTTAAAAACGATGCTGTACTTAAATTTTGTCCAACATGCATTGGTCTTGTGCAGTATTTTTGCCAAAATGATGGCAATAATATGCAAACAGAGATAGTAGGTGAGGGCGAGAGTGATGACTATTTAAGAGATGCTGTGACGACTCTTGATGGGCAAAATTTCGAGCTAGCCAGCGAGGTTTGCGCTCACTACTCATATATGATAGATAGCGAAATTTTGCTTGGAGGATATCCGCAGTGGGAGCAAGATGCCGAGCATTTAAAATGTCCAAAATGTAGCAAAAGCATGAAATACATAGCACAAATTCCTCTTGGAAGTCTAGTAGATGGCGAGGGAACTATTTATGTTCAAATCTGTGATGAATGCGAGATCGTCGGGGCAAATTTTCAGTGTACGTAA
- a CDS encoding AI-2E family transporter: MNNRLFFGIFVFCALALVVYLFKPYLLDIFIAALLAVAVSNVQIAFLSLTKNRKTLSSALTTSVLLCLFIAPLLYAVVEIAKYAAGFDINNVTKTIEFIKNYDFRMPESINFLEPKIKEFIGGLDIKMLFSQLATNLASLGKLSLKFGVDMIIILVFFFFCNLYGNELINYLKYALPLKQDDTESILSEVGNVMSVVFYSTIANMIIQGFLFAIVTSFYGYDGVLTGIFFSFASLIPVVGGILAWGPISIYEFANGNTAAAITIAIYTIVVISFAADTLLKPLVIKFINSKLVKIPTKINELLIFFAMLAGITTFGFWGVILGPAIVTFFISTIKLYTLLRERNFV; this comes from the coding sequence ATGAACAATAGACTATTTTTTGGAATTTTTGTATTTTGTGCTTTGGCTTTAGTGGTCTATCTTTTTAAACCTTATCTGCTTGATATTTTTATCGCTGCACTGCTTGCTGTCGCGGTTTCAAATGTCCAAATCGCATTTTTATCGCTCACTAAAAACCGCAAGACGCTTTCATCGGCTCTTACCACATCTGTGCTTCTTTGCTTATTTATCGCCCCACTTCTTTATGCGGTAGTTGAGATCGCGAAGTATGCAGCTGGCTTTGATATAAATAATGTAACAAAGACTATCGAATTTATCAAAAATTATGATTTTAGGATGCCTGAGTCGATAAATTTTTTAGAGCCAAAGATAAAAGAATTTATCGGTGGACTTGATATTAAGATGCTTTTTTCTCAACTTGCGACAAATCTTGCAAGTTTGGGCAAGTTAAGCCTTAAATTTGGCGTTGATATGATCATTATTTTGGTCTTTTTCTTCTTTTGCAATCTTTATGGCAATGAACTAATCAACTATCTAAAATATGCGCTTCCGCTAAAGCAAGATGACACAGAGTCTATTTTAAGTGAGGTTGGTAACGTGATGAGTGTCGTTTTTTACTCAACCATTGCAAATATGATAATCCAAGGCTTTTTATTTGCTATTGTCACAAGCTTTTACGGATATGATGGCGTGCTAACTGGTATCTTTTTTAGCTTTGCTTCACTCATCCCAGTCGTTGGTGGTATTTTGGCATGGGGGCCTATTAGCATTTATGAGTTTGCAAATGGCAACACAGCAGCAGCGATAACTATCGCAATTTATACGATCGTAGTGATCTCATTTGCAGCTGATACGCTATTAAAGCCACTTGTTATTAAATTTATAAACTCAAAGCTGGTTAAAATACCAACAAAAATAAATGAACTTCTTATATTCTTCGCGATGCTTGCAGGTATCACGACATTTGGATTTTGGGGTGTGATCCTTGGACCAGCGATCGTGACATTTTTTATCTCGACTATCAAGCTTTATACGCTTTTAAGAGAGAGAAATTTTGTATAA
- a CDS encoding phage tail assembly protein: protein MKEIKIKDEIWQMHAPKVRTIKMADENGGSDMAKTIYMIAALCNKTQDEVENLEFKEFMSLQKALNDFLDVRAE from the coding sequence ATGAAAGAGATAAAGATAAAAGATGAAATTTGGCAAATGCACGCACCAAAAGTAAGAACCATTAAGATGGCGGATGAAAATGGTGGTAGCGATATGGCAAAAACTATCTATATGATAGCTGCACTTTGTAATAAGACACAAGATGAAGTTGAAAATTTGGAGTTTAAAGAATTTATGTCTTTACAAAAGGCGTTAAATGATTTTTTAGATGTAAGGGCGGAGTAA
- a CDS encoding SU10 major capsid protein, with the protein MAIKTGLVTAEEAFGSKGVVLENTIKQIGWQSTPFYSAISTAAPADRSTSVAVGHKWFYDELPDGDAANAHAEGGAKATAKYFVGNTLSNHFQIVKNTYGVSGSQEPAKDVAGRGILANQGEMASVEHKKSIEKILLSSQTAVQRVNSGGSPVVGKCGGLKSFSTANNTIDANNTDLTMQMIRDLLKIGWSKGRPYQFLMVNDKQNDRLLDILDKIKQANITQKYLEEDLLAIRTSYGDVKVMLNPFLDQNEIIAFRADDIFKVNWRPMMTRELPTSNDAVEKEIISEFTLRVCTPVAFGWLKKLKV; encoded by the coding sequence ATGGCTATAAAAACTGGATTAGTAACTGCTGAAGAGGCTTTTGGCAGTAAGGGTGTAGTACTTGAAAACACTATAAAGCAAATAGGATGGCAATCTACGCCTTTTTATAGTGCAATAAGCACAGCCGCACCTGCAGATAGAAGCACGAGCGTGGCGGTAGGGCATAAATGGTTTTATGATGAGTTGCCTGATGGTGACGCAGCTAATGCGCACGCAGAAGGTGGAGCTAAAGCAACAGCCAAGTATTTTGTTGGCAATACTCTAAGTAATCATTTTCAAATAGTTAAAAATACATACGGAGTTTCTGGATCACAAGAGCCGGCCAAAGATGTAGCAGGTAGAGGCATCCTGGCTAATCAAGGCGAGATGGCTTCCGTGGAACATAAAAAGTCCATAGAGAAAATTTTGCTTTCTTCTCAGACGGCTGTACAAAGAGTAAATAGTGGTGGTTCTCCTGTAGTCGGAAAATGTGGTGGATTAAAAAGTTTTTCTACTGCAAATAATACAATCGATGCAAATAATACAGACTTAACTATGCAAATGATTAGAGATCTGCTAAAAATCGGCTGGAGCAAAGGTAGACCTTATCAATTCTTAATGGTAAATGATAAGCAAAATGATAGGCTGCTAGATATTCTCGACAAGATAAAACAAGCCAATATCACACAAAAATACCTAGAAGAGGATCTACTTGCCATTAGAACTAGCTACGGCGATGTAAAGGTTATGTTGAATCCATTCTTAGATCAAAATGAGATCATTGCCTTTAGAGCCGATGACATTTTTAAAGTAAATTGGCGTCCAATGATGACTAGAGAGCTCCCAACTAGCAACGATGCTGTAGAAAAAGAGATTATTAGCGAATTTACACTTCGTGTATGTACTCCTGTAGCATTTGGATGGCTTAAAAAGCTAAAGGTGTAA
- a CDS encoding cache domain-containing protein, producing MQNNMRVFFDYQVKQLNKSIDDEKFSSMAISILLAQNESIQMCLLGQSRDECIKNIENLTKTLGAASMYNNIKLHIYDKDLKSYVRSWDLNRYGDMIASSRFLVQESRHQNKPMVGIEAWYAGTHIRAVSNVIRDGKIIGNIEVLLNFDSLGNYFKKQGIDLFVLLAKDKMPSRKSIPSDQILNDYYIENLSSANLNIVGFLRDINFKEYEFYVYKTHYFCVVPLIDASNTQIGYYVLHVNTNEKERNISQNYFESEELF from the coding sequence ATGCAAAATAATATGCGAGTCTTTTTTGATTACCAGGTAAAACAGCTTAATAAAAGTATAGATGATGAGAAATTTTCATCAATGGCGATCTCTATCTTGCTTGCTCAAAATGAGTCTATACAAATGTGCTTGCTAGGACAAAGCCGCGATGAATGCATAAAAAATATCGAAAATTTGACCAAAACTCTTGGTGCAGCATCGATGTATAACAACATTAAGCTTCACATTTATGATAAAGATCTAAAAAGCTATGTAAGGAGTTGGGATCTAAACAGATATGGCGATATGATCGCTAGTAGTAGGTTTTTAGTGCAAGAGTCAAGGCATCAAAACAAGCCCATGGTCGGCATCGAGGCATGGTATGCTGGAACGCATATAAGGGCTGTCTCAAACGTAATACGTGATGGTAAAATTATTGGCAACATCGAGGTTTTGTTAAATTTTGACTCACTTGGAAATTATTTTAAAAAGCAAGGAATTGATCTATTTGTTCTTTTGGCAAAAGACAAGATGCCATCTCGTAAAAGCATTCCAAGTGATCAAATTTTAAATGATTATTACATCGAAAATTTAAGCAGTGCAAATTTAAACATAGTAGGTTTTTTGCGTGATATTAATTTTAAAGAATATGAATTTTACGTTTATAAAACGCACTACTTTTGCGTGGTACCACTAATAGATGCTAGCAACACACAGATAGGCTATTATGTGCTTCATGTAAATACTAATGAAAAAGAGCGAAATATTTCACAAAATTATTTTGAGTCAGAAGAGCTTTTTTAG
- a CDS encoding DUF7338 family protein — translation MLKSKEILQLITIISVELVLELLAFVVVPVALLFCKKDDEHLPKIFRWFEDANDYYDGKCAAINGDSGWREKHYPEPVNRTYKARLLWLLRNKIGRFSSEINGVKVDDVNPYSIQTIGDPNIASNGGKKSGFCKVTCTLKDGRERFGLYKVVRYKGFLSGFYCRIYVGWKLMDIAGANALNFKEFTQKDDKKYLKTVWCINPFKKVNQKGE, via the coding sequence ATGCTAAAGAGTAAAGAGATATTGCAGCTTATAACGATCATTTCAGTGGAACTTGTGCTTGAGTTGCTTGCATTTGTGGTCGTGCCAGTCGCATTACTATTTTGTAAAAAAGATGATGAACATCTGCCAAAGATATTTAGGTGGTTTGAAGATGCAAACGACTATTACGATGGTAAGTGTGCTGCTATCAATGGTGATAGTGGCTGGAGAGAGAAGCACTATCCTGAGCCAGTCAATAGAACGTATAAAGCAAGGCTTCTTTGGCTCTTACGTAATAAGATAGGACGCTTTTCGAGTGAGATTAACGGCGTCAAAGTAGATGATGTAAATCCATATAGCATACAAACGATAGGTGATCCCAATATTGCCAGTAATGGTGGTAAAAAGAGTGGGTTTTGTAAGGTTACTTGCACTTTAAAAGATGGCAGGGAGCGTTTTGGACTTTATAAAGTAGTCCGATACAAAGGCTTTTTAAGTGGCTTTTATTGTCGCATTTATGTCGGATGGAAGCTTATGGATATAGCAGGGGCAAATGCCTTAAATTTTAAAGAGTTCACCCAGAAAGATGATAAGAAATATTTAAAAACGGTGTGGTGTATAAACCCATTTAAAAAAGTAAATCAAAAAGGAGAATAA
- a CDS encoding HIT family protein, whose amino-acid sequence MIYEDKFIKIEREDNELPWIKIFTIKPFRELSDCDEASRARLFEAMLVAEKAMLEFYKPTKINIASFGNYVPYVHIHVIARFSDDAFFPDSVWANPKRKSELVLPEFDKFAKFLEEKLRASFE is encoded by the coding sequence ATGATCTATGAAGATAAATTTATAAAAATCGAGCGTGAAGACAACGAACTTCCATGGATAAAAATTTTTACCATTAAGCCATTTCGTGAGTTAAGCGATTGCGATGAAGCGAGTAGGGCTAGGCTATTTGAAGCGATGCTAGTAGCTGAAAAGGCGATGCTTGAGTTTTATAAACCAACCAAAATAAACATTGCAAGCTTCGGAAACTACGTGCCATACGTGCATATTCATGTTATTGCTAGATTTAGTGATGATGCATTTTTTCCAGATAGTGTTTGGGCTAATCCAAAAAGAAAAAGTGAGCTTGTGTTGCCAGAATTTGATAAATTTGCAAAATTTTTAGAAGAAAAGTTAAGGGCTAGTTTTGAATAA
- a CDS encoding tail fiber protein gives MADMEFTQICKEILGIGKKLEKIEPDELRKIKTDIERISELVAANKTLFDTDKKDFDGKYNKIVEIIKTFDTLKAQIEEVLKSGTINDSAEALISTFSSKKIMALLNEAKGVVDEKFSTIHKNGITPWNSTLEYPAGAISVLNGKLYQAKTQNTNKKPSENKEIWRVIASEEWCEQTFLNKNEKIDAYTKQESDDKFVPKTELTDGLPIGAYLSYSSQKTIPAGFLIADGRSLKKSEYPELFNVLGYIYGGSGENFNLPNFSDGKFMRSIGGNAVGLGVVQQDAIDVNSLQLRSIVTDSLGNRNVYGTTGNDYRAVQYTYSTTGTDIAYKSVAGKEDKPIFATSKPANETRPYNMAVVFIIKVKNVNTPTAGQIDKTILATETKAGITKLKNAITAKQEDVAVTEKAVSDVIEANKSIGVGQTYQDVWAQRELNTYYPNTAGRPIMVDFNLESTSGSYIFHIVVDDVVVRKIQSERLYFVDAQFIVPAGSKYKIATPENTALKKLSICSNTNISSSWSELK, from the coding sequence ATGGCTGATATGGAATTTACTCAAATTTGTAAAGAAATTTTAGGGATAGGCAAAAAGCTTGAAAAAATAGAGCCTGATGAGCTGAGAAAAATAAAAACAGATATAGAAAGAATAAGCGAATTAGTCGCTGCAAATAAAACATTATTTGATACTGATAAAAAAGATTTTGATGGTAAGTATAATAAAATCGTTGAGATAATAAAAACATTCGACACTTTAAAAGCTCAAATAGAAGAGGTTTTAAAAAGCGGCACAATAAACGATAGTGCAGAGGCTTTGATTTCTACATTTTCTTCAAAAAAGATCATGGCTCTTTTGAATGAAGCAAAAGGGGTAGTAGATGAAAAATTTAGCACTATACATAAAAATGGCATAACCCCTTGGAACTCTACATTAGAGTATCCTGCTGGTGCCATTAGTGTTTTAAATGGTAAGCTCTATCAGGCAAAAACACAAAATACAAATAAGAAACCTAGTGAAAATAAAGAAATATGGCGTGTTATAGCCAGTGAAGAGTGGTGCGAGCAGACTTTTTTAAATAAAAATGAAAAAATAGACGCGTACACCAAGCAAGAAAGCGACGATAAATTTGTTCCAAAAACCGAGCTAACGGATGGCTTGCCAATAGGTGCATATCTAAGCTATTCAAGCCAAAAAACGATCCCTGCTGGCTTTTTGATAGCTGACGGCAGAAGCCTTAAGAAGTCAGAATATCCAGAGCTATTTAATGTATTGGGTTACATATATGGTGGCTCGGGAGAAAACTTTAACTTACCTAATTTCAGTGACGGTAAGTTTATGAGATCTATAGGTGGCAACGCTGTAGGATTAGGTGTAGTTCAACAAGACGCTATTGATGTAAATAGCTTACAACTTAGAAGTATAGTAACAGATAGCTTAGGTAATAGAAATGTTTATGGTACTACAGGAAACGATTATAGAGCTGTTCAATATACATATTCTACTACTGGCACTGATATAGCCTACAAAAGTGTTGCAGGTAAAGAAGACAAGCCAATATTTGCAACATCTAAACCTGCAAACGAAACTCGACCATACAATATGGCAGTAGTGTTCATTATAAAAGTCAAAAACGTAAATACTCCAACAGCTGGGCAAATCGATAAAACAATACTTGCAACTGAAACAAAAGCAGGCATAACAAAACTCAAAAATGCCATAACTGCCAAGCAAGAGGACGTGGCAGTAACCGAAAAAGCCGTGAGTGATGTGATAGAGGCAAATAAGAGTATAGGAGTAGGTCAAACTTATCAAGACGTGTGGGCTCAAAGAGAATTAAACACTTATTATCCAAACACCGCAGGCAGACCTATAATGGTAGATTTCAATTTAGAGAGCACATCAGGATCTTACATTTTTCACATTGTTGTTGATGATGTAGTAGTAAGAAAAATACAATCAGAACGACTTTATTTTGTTGATGCACAATTTATTGTGCCAGCAGGATCAAAATATAAAATAGCAACACCAGAAAATACTGCACTCAAAAAACTAAGTATATGTAGCAACACCAATATATCTAGCTCTTGGTCTGAACTAAAGTAA
- a CDS encoding phage major tail tube protein — protein sequence MKRQIPQVIQEGNVYIDGIGYLGVTKKLKLPTIEFEMIESKGALSTNYTTGMLKATEVEFTVSVLDKNMWVNLGLNSFTNRIPWLFKASIFQSGKSKTVPFSAAFTGDIISYEVSEFESGKELEVTIKLSAHFVDINVDGVPMVLKDSENMICVIGGVDYMAGVRSNLGE from the coding sequence ATGAAAAGACAAATTCCTCAAGTAATCCAAGAAGGTAACGTTTATATAGATGGCATCGGCTATCTTGGCGTAACAAAAAAGCTAAAGCTTCCCACAATAGAGTTTGAAATGATAGAGAGCAAAGGAGCTCTTAGCACAAATTACACAACTGGCATGCTAAAGGCAACAGAGGTTGAATTTACAGTTAGTGTGCTAGATAAAAACATGTGGGTAAATTTAGGACTAAACAGCTTTACTAACCGCATTCCGTGGCTTTTTAAAGCTAGCATTTTCCAAAGTGGCAAAAGTAAAACTGTGCCTTTTAGTGCAGCCTTTACTGGAGATATTATCAGTTATGAAGTATCTGAGTTTGAAAGTGGAAAAGAGTTAGAAGTTACTATTAAGCTATCAGCTCATTTCGTGGATATAAACGTGGATGGCGTGCCGATGGTGCTAAAAGATAGTGAAAATATGATATGCGTTATAGGCGGAGTTGATTATATGGCAGGGGTTCGCTCAAATTTAGGAGAGTGA
- a CDS encoding phage tail sheath subtilisin-like domain-containing protein, with protein MAAKFGVNVTVSAEAARPIAVESTTPIGVAGYEEVLENGLHFYMTTAKALEALEAKYKAKKDASQAFKKGSIYRALKGIEDQAVNTQIILSVFTKDDDSDTNDEITECKSAVTAFAKAKSRFGYSPNLIIAPGFSHEDAIKGEIEKMATRLKATGIVDLKADDAAAAIVKMGDFGTNRLVAAYPNVKVWDDETNAYVYEGQSARIAGMIAHTDGASEFGYSDSYSNRVMIGVSGTQIDVDFELGETCTADELRAAKISTIIRESGFRAWGGETSDQDTIWQDLARVRIFDRISQACQKGVLFAIDRKASELYHAKRSVSELLRQLVGAKVLLGYELSWSAKNTDATITAGKFYLDVRMQNNPIVKQLTLDFIYVDKYGSVLMDELNK; from the coding sequence ATGGCAGCAAAATTTGGTGTAAATGTAACCGTATCAGCTGAGGCAGCAAGACCAATAGCGGTAGAAAGTACTACGCCTATTGGTGTAGCAGGGTATGAAGAGGTGCTAGAAAATGGCCTACATTTTTATATGACAACAGCAAAGGCACTTGAAGCTCTTGAAGCAAAATACAAAGCTAAAAAGGATGCGAGCCAAGCTTTTAAAAAAGGCTCGATTTATAGGGCATTAAAGGGCATCGAAGATCAGGCAGTTAATACGCAGATTATTTTAAGCGTATTCACCAAAGACGACGATAGCGATACGAACGATGAGATCACGGAGTGCAAAAGTGCCGTTACAGCGTTTGCTAAAGCTAAATCACGCTTTGGTTATAGCCCAAATTTAATAATCGCACCTGGCTTTAGCCATGAAGATGCGATTAAAGGCGAGATAGAAAAGATGGCAACTAGGCTAAAAGCAACTGGCATTGTGGATCTAAAAGCAGATGATGCAGCAGCAGCCATTGTTAAAATGGGCGATTTTGGTACAAATAGGCTAGTTGCCGCTTATCCAAATGTCAAGGTTTGGGATGATGAAACGAACGCTTATGTCTATGAGGGGCAAAGCGCGAGAATAGCCGGCATGATAGCCCACACAGATGGTGCAAGCGAGTTTGGATATTCAGATAGCTATTCAAACAGGGTTATGATAGGAGTTTCGGGCACGCAAATAGACGTGGATTTTGAGTTAGGTGAGACTTGTACAGCTGATGAGCTCAGGGCAGCAAAAATTTCTACCATTATCAGAGAGAGTGGCTTTAGGGCTTGGGGTGGCGAAACGAGTGACCAAGATACTATTTGGCAAGATCTAGCACGTGTTAGGATATTTGACCGAATATCGCAAGCTTGCCAAAAGGGAGTGCTGTTTGCGATCGATAGAAAAGCTAGCGAGCTTTATCATGCAAAAAGATCAGTTAGTGAGCTCCTTCGTCAGCTAGTTGGAGCAAAGGTACTTCTTGGATATGAGCTTAGCTGGAGTGCAAAAAACACCGACGCAACTATCACGGCTGGTAAATTTTACCTTGACGTCAGAATGCAAAACAATCCAATCGTTAAGCAGCTTACACTTGATTTTATCTACGTGGATAAATACGGTAGCGTTTTGATGGATGAGTTAAACAAATAA